In the genome of Streptomyces racemochromogenes, one region contains:
- a CDS encoding energy-coupling factor transporter transmembrane protein EcfT gives MTPRPTLGAGTHGAARAPISPAGRGAAGRPGTPHGPAYDRRRRWRAPEARRGNALHAGAWWLWALGLATAASRTTNPLLLGLIVGVAGYVVAARRTQAPWARSYGAFVRLGLFVIGLRLVFSMLLGSPIPGTHTLFTLPEVPLPSWAQGIRFGGRVTAEQLVFALYDGAKLATLLICVGAANALANPARLLKSLPAALYEAGVAVVVAMTFAPNMVADVARLRTARRLRGRPTGGVKAVLQIGLPVLEGALERSVAVAASMDARGYGRTAQVPPAVRRTTNALTLGGLLGMCAGTYGLLAAEGAAYGLPVLGIGLVLALAGLRLGGRRSLRTRYRPDRWGVRAWLVAGSGAAVAALLVHAASVDPEGLRPGVVPLVAPALPLWPAAAVLIGLLPAFVAPVPSEESSR, from the coding sequence ATGACGCCGCGCCCCACCCTCGGCGCGGGCACGCACGGCGCGGCACGTGCCCCCATATCCCCGGCCGGGCGCGGTGCCGCCGGGCGGCCGGGTACCCCGCACGGGCCGGCGTACGACCGCCGGAGGCGTTGGCGGGCCCCCGAGGCACGGCGCGGGAACGCTCTGCACGCGGGGGCCTGGTGGCTGTGGGCCCTGGGGCTTGCCACCGCCGCGTCCCGGACCACCAACCCGCTGCTGCTCGGGCTGATCGTCGGCGTCGCCGGGTACGTGGTGGCGGCGCGCCGGACGCAGGCGCCGTGGGCGCGTTCCTACGGGGCGTTCGTCAGGCTCGGCCTGTTCGTCATCGGGCTGCGGCTGGTCTTCTCGATGCTGCTGGGCTCGCCCATCCCCGGCACGCACACCCTGTTCACCCTCCCGGAGGTCCCGCTGCCCTCTTGGGCGCAGGGCATCCGGTTCGGCGGCCGGGTCACCGCCGAGCAGCTGGTCTTCGCCCTCTACGACGGCGCGAAGCTGGCGACCCTGCTGATCTGCGTGGGCGCGGCGAACGCGCTGGCCAATCCGGCGCGGCTGCTGAAGTCGCTCCCCGCCGCGCTCTACGAGGCGGGCGTGGCCGTCGTCGTGGCCATGACGTTCGCGCCGAACATGGTCGCGGACGTGGCCCGGCTGCGGACCGCCCGCCGGCTCCGCGGGCGCCCCACGGGCGGGGTGAAGGCCGTCCTCCAGATCGGGCTGCCGGTGCTGGAGGGCGCCCTGGAACGTTCCGTCGCGGTCGCCGCGTCGATGGACGCGCGCGGCTACGGGCGTACCGCGCAGGTCCCGCCGGCCGTGCGGCGCACCACGAACGCCCTCACCCTGGGCGGGCTGCTCGGCATGTGCGCCGGCACGTACGGGCTGCTCGCGGCGGAGGGTGCCGCGTACGGGCTGCCCGTGCTCGGCATCGGCCTCGTGCTGGCCCTCGCGGGGCTGCGCCTCGGCGGCCGGCGCAGCCTCCGCACCCGGTACCGGCCGGACCGGTGGGGGGTGCGGGCCTGGCTGGTCGCCGGTTCGGGCGCGGCGGTCGCGGCGCTGCTGGTCCACGCGGCCTCGGTGGATCCGGAGGGGCTGCGGCCGGGCGTGGTCCCGCTGGTCGCGCCCGCACTGCCGCTGTGGCCCGCGGCGGCGGTCCTGATCGGCCTGCTCCCGGCCTTCGTGGCCCCCGTACCTTCCGAGGAGTCCTCCCGTTGA
- a CDS encoding SCO2322 family protein — translation MIRRRTRTRARRTAGALTGVLAVLGLVLALFAASPALAAGYRYWSFWDGAGGSWAYATQGPSTARPADGAVLGFRFSVSKDAAAEAARPRATADFEAVCGGTAPAEGKKRVALVVDFGVPEDAPAGEAPPQGSPRTACAQLAPAATAAEALAEVAKPLRYNGAALLCGISGYPKTGCGEPIEDAAQPKPSASAAASAAASASASASASAAADAGSDSPGSGPSAGLFLGVAAVLALGAAAVWQSRRRRR, via the coding sequence GTGATCCGCCGCCGCACCCGCACCCGGGCCCGCCGCACGGCCGGCGCGCTGACCGGCGTCCTGGCCGTGCTGGGCCTCGTACTGGCCCTGTTCGCGGCGTCCCCCGCCCTGGCGGCCGGCTACCGCTACTGGTCGTTCTGGGACGGTGCGGGCGGCAGTTGGGCGTACGCCACCCAGGGCCCTTCGACGGCCCGCCCCGCGGACGGCGCCGTGCTCGGGTTCCGCTTCTCCGTGAGCAAGGACGCCGCCGCCGAGGCGGCCCGGCCGCGCGCCACCGCCGACTTCGAGGCGGTCTGCGGCGGCACCGCTCCGGCGGAGGGGAAGAAGCGGGTGGCGCTCGTCGTCGACTTCGGCGTGCCCGAGGACGCTCCCGCCGGCGAGGCCCCGCCGCAGGGCAGCCCGCGTACGGCCTGTGCGCAGTTGGCCCCCGCGGCGACGGCGGCCGAGGCCCTGGCGGAGGTGGCGAAGCCGCTGCGCTACAACGGCGCGGCGCTGCTGTGCGGGATCTCCGGCTATCCGAAGACGGGCTGCGGCGAGCCGATCGAGGACGCGGCACAGCCGAAGCCTTCCGCTTCGGCAGCGGCCTCGGCCGCTGCTTCCGCTTCGGCTTCGGCTTCGGCTTCGGCAGCCGCGGACGCCGGCTCGGACTCCCCGGGCAGCGGCCCCTCGGCCGGCCTGTTCCTGGGCGTCGCGGCGGTCCTCGCCCTGGGCGCCGCCGCCGTCTGGCAGTCCCGCCGCCGCAGGCGATGA
- a CDS encoding prenyltransferase/squalene oxidase repeat-containing protein: protein MNVRRSAAALAASAVLCVGAAPAALADTPSPSAPPVVPSGLFGKADPTYDGVWRQSLALLAQRTVGLKPAAQAVDWLTGQQCAGGGFASFRADAGAACDDKTMYDTNATAVAVQAMKALGGKDAQVKKATDWLKSVQNDDGGWAYVPGSPSEGSSTSLVISALATAGEKPAEVKSKAGKSAYDGLLSFQLGCSAEPAADRGAFGYQPADGKLAANADATAAAALAALGKGIVVEPAATDTPAAALACPAGPADPAGAAQGAAGYLAEALKKDGHLTAVTPGSDQPTADTGNTADAVIALAAAGHRQAAAGALEWLQKNSTAWANRNPAALATLVLTAHATGTDPKAFGGVDLVAALNATGPAPVAPDAEPQKVEGEEKPGSGNQNIWWIVGAGAAAGMGIGILLSGRRKKQQ, encoded by the coding sequence ATGAACGTCCGCCGCAGCGCAGCCGCGCTCGCCGCCTCCGCCGTGCTCTGCGTGGGCGCCGCCCCCGCCGCCCTCGCCGACACGCCGTCGCCCTCCGCGCCGCCGGTCGTCCCGTCGGGCCTGTTCGGCAAGGCCGACCCGACGTACGACGGGGTGTGGCGCCAGTCCCTCGCGCTGCTCGCGCAGCGCACGGTGGGCCTGAAGCCCGCCGCGCAGGCCGTGGACTGGCTCACCGGCCAGCAGTGCGCGGGCGGCGGCTTCGCCTCGTTCCGCGCGGACGCCGGCGCGGCCTGCGACGACAAGACGATGTACGACACCAACGCGACGGCGGTCGCCGTGCAGGCCATGAAGGCCCTCGGCGGCAAGGACGCGCAGGTCAAGAAGGCGACGGACTGGCTGAAGTCCGTACAGAACGACGACGGCGGCTGGGCGTACGTGCCCGGCTCGCCCAGCGAGGGCAGCTCCACCTCCCTCGTGATCAGCGCGCTCGCCACGGCCGGCGAGAAGCCCGCCGAGGTGAAGTCGAAGGCGGGCAAGTCCGCGTACGACGGCCTGCTCTCCTTCCAGCTCGGCTGCTCCGCCGAGCCGGCCGCCGACCGGGGCGCCTTCGGGTACCAGCCGGCCGACGGCAAGCTCGCCGCGAACGCCGACGCCACGGCCGCCGCCGCGCTGGCCGCCCTGGGCAAGGGCATCGTCGTCGAGCCGGCCGCCACGGACACCCCGGCCGCCGCCCTGGCCTGCCCGGCCGGCCCGGCCGACCCGGCGGGAGCGGCCCAGGGCGCGGCCGGCTACCTGGCCGAGGCGTTGAAGAAGGACGGCCACCTGACGGCCGTCACCCCGGGCTCCGACCAGCCCACGGCCGACACAGGCAACACCGCCGACGCCGTGATCGCCCTGGCCGCGGCCGGGCACCGGCAGGCGGCGGCGGGCGCCCTGGAGTGGCTGCAGAAGAACTCCACCGCGTGGGCCAACCGCAACCCGGCCGCACTGGCCACCCTGGTCCTGACCGCCCACGCGACGGGCACCGACCCGAAGGCCTTCGGCGGCGTCGACCTGGTGGCGGCGCTGAACGCCACGGGCCCGGCCCCGGTCGCGCCCGACGCCGAACCGCAGAAGGTGGAGGGCGAGGAGAAGCCGGGCTCCGGCAACCAGAACATCTGGTGGATCGTCGGCGCGGGCGCCGCGGCCGGCATGGGCATCGGCATCCTGCTGAGCGGCCGCAGGAAGAAGCAGCAGTGA
- a CDS encoding MBL fold metallo-hydrolase: MPEVMPQVTDHGGGVHAIQVPIPDNPLGHTLVHVLDTDAGPVLIDTGWDDPASWDTLTAGLGALGIAVADVHGVVITHHHPDHHGLSGRVREASGAWIAMHAADTEVVLRTRSSEPGVWFDYMSGKLAAAGAPEEHVAPLRAARASGRVRTLPGLSAAVPDREIVPGELLPLAGRRLRAIWTPGHTPGHVCLHLEERHPAGLPGNGRLFSGDHLLPGISPHIGLYEAPEDTRVTDPLGDYLDSLERVGRLAPAEVLPAHQHAFTDAPARVRELLEHHEERLTGLWRLLAEPLTPWELAERMEWNRPWEQIPYGSRNIAVSEAEAHLRRLVKQGRAEAVSGTEPVAYRAL, encoded by the coding sequence ATGCCAGAGGTCATGCCACAGGTCACCGACCACGGCGGCGGTGTCCACGCCATCCAGGTCCCGATCCCCGACAACCCCCTCGGCCACACCCTCGTCCACGTCCTCGACACCGATGCCGGGCCCGTCCTGATCGACACCGGCTGGGACGACCCCGCCTCCTGGGACACCCTGACCGCCGGGCTCGGCGCGCTCGGGATCGCCGTCGCCGACGTGCACGGGGTGGTCATCACCCACCACCACCCGGACCACCACGGCCTGTCCGGGCGGGTGCGGGAGGCGTCGGGCGCGTGGATCGCGATGCACGCCGCCGACACCGAGGTCGTGCTGCGGACCCGCTCCTCCGAGCCGGGCGTCTGGTTCGACTACATGAGCGGGAAGCTGGCCGCCGCCGGGGCGCCCGAGGAGCACGTCGCCCCGCTCCGCGCGGCGCGGGCGAGCGGCCGCGTGCGCACCCTGCCCGGGCTCAGTGCCGCCGTGCCCGACCGGGAGATCGTCCCCGGCGAGCTGCTGCCCCTCGCCGGGCGCCGGCTCCGCGCGATCTGGACCCCCGGGCACACCCCCGGCCACGTCTGCCTGCACCTGGAGGAGCGGCACCCCGCCGGCCTCCCGGGCAACGGCCGGCTCTTCTCCGGTGACCACCTCCTGCCCGGGATCTCCCCGCACATCGGCCTGTACGAGGCGCCGGAGGACACCCGCGTCACCGACCCGCTCGGCGACTACCTCGACTCCCTCGAACGCGTCGGCCGCCTGGCGCCCGCCGAGGTGCTCCCGGCCCACCAGCACGCCTTCACCGACGCGCCCGCCCGCGTCCGGGAGCTGCTGGAGCACCACGAGGAGCGGCTGACCGGGCTGTGGCGGCTGCTGGCCGAGCCCCTGACCCCCTGGGAGCTCGCGGAGCGGATGGAGTGGAACCGGCCCTGGGAGCAGATCCCGTACGGCTCCCGGAACATCGCCGTCTCCGAAGCGGAGGCGCATCTGCGGCGGCTGGTGAAGCAGGGCCGGGCGGAGGCCGTCTCCGGGACGGAGCCGGTGGCCTACCGGGCGCTGTAG
- a CDS encoding aldehyde dehydrogenase has protein sequence MTELVEHGQLFIGGEWTDPLGTGTIRIVSPHTEQVIGSVPHASEADVDRAVAVARRAFDEGPWPRLSLEERIAVVSRIKDAIAVRHEEIARSISSQNGSPYSWSVLAQALGAMMVYDSAIKVAAAYPYEERRQGALGPILVRREPVGVVAAVIPWNVPQFVAAAKLAPALLTGSSVVLKPSPEAPLDSFILADIAREAGLPEGVLSILPADREVSEYLVGHPGVDKVAFTGSVAAGKRVMEVAARNLTRVTLELGGKSAAVILPDADLAATVAGIVPAAWMNNGQACVAQTRILAPRSRYEEVAEALAAAAGALVVGDPLDPATQLGPLVAERQQRRSLDYIRIGQEEGAKVLAGGGRPAGLERGWYVEPTLFGDVDNSMRIAREEIFGPVVCLIPYGDEAEAVRVANDSEFGLSGSVWTADVEHGIDFARRVRTGTFNVNTFSLDMLGPFGGYKNSGVGREFGPEGLGEYLEHKMIHLPAGA, from the coding sequence ATGACCGAGCTCGTGGAACACGGCCAACTGTTCATCGGCGGGGAATGGACCGATCCGCTGGGCACCGGCACCATCCGGATCGTCTCCCCCCACACCGAGCAGGTCATCGGCAGCGTCCCCCACGCCTCCGAGGCGGACGTGGACCGGGCCGTCGCCGTCGCCCGCAGGGCCTTCGACGAGGGGCCCTGGCCCCGCCTGTCCCTGGAGGAGCGGATCGCCGTCGTCTCCCGCATCAAGGACGCCATCGCCGTCCGGCACGAGGAGATCGCCCGCTCCATCAGCTCCCAGAACGGCTCCCCGTACTCCTGGAGCGTCCTCGCCCAGGCGCTCGGCGCGATGATGGTCTACGACTCCGCCATCAAGGTCGCCGCCGCCTACCCGTACGAGGAGCGCCGCCAGGGCGCGCTCGGCCCGATCCTCGTACGCCGCGAACCGGTCGGGGTCGTCGCCGCCGTCATCCCGTGGAACGTCCCCCAGTTCGTGGCCGCCGCGAAGCTCGCGCCCGCGCTGCTCACCGGCTCCTCGGTGGTCCTCAAGCCCTCGCCCGAGGCCCCGCTGGACTCCTTCATCCTGGCGGACATCGCACGGGAGGCCGGGCTGCCCGAGGGGGTGCTGTCCATCCTGCCCGCCGACCGGGAGGTCAGCGAGTACCTGGTGGGGCACCCCGGCGTCGACAAGGTCGCCTTCACCGGCTCCGTCGCCGCCGGCAAGCGGGTCATGGAGGTCGCCGCCCGCAACCTGACCCGGGTCACCCTCGAACTCGGCGGCAAGTCCGCCGCCGTGATCCTCCCGGACGCGGACCTGGCGGCCACCGTGGCGGGCATCGTCCCCGCCGCCTGGATGAACAACGGCCAGGCGTGCGTGGCGCAGACCCGGATCCTCGCCCCGCGCAGCCGCTACGAGGAGGTCGCCGAGGCCCTCGCGGCAGCCGCCGGCGCCCTCGTGGTCGGCGACCCGCTGGACCCGGCGACGCAGCTCGGGCCGCTGGTCGCCGAGCGGCAGCAGCGGCGTTCGCTGGACTACATCCGGATCGGCCAGGAGGAGGGCGCGAAGGTCCTGGCGGGCGGCGGTCGCCCGGCGGGCCTGGAGCGGGGCTGGTACGTGGAACCCACCCTCTTCGGCGACGTCGACAACTCGATGCGGATCGCCCGCGAGGAGATCTTCGGCCCGGTCGTGTGCCTGATCCCGTACGGGGACGAGGCGGAGGCCGTACGGGTGGCCAACGACTCGGAGTTCGGCCTGAGCGGCAGCGTCTGGACGGCCGACGTGGAGCACGGCATCGACTTCGCCCGGCGCGTGCGCACCGGCACCTTCAACGTGAACACCTTCAGCCTGGACATGCTGGGGCCGTTCGGCGGCTACAAGAACAGCGGCGTGGGGCGGGAGTTCGGCCCGGAGGGACTGGGCGAGTACCTGGAGCACAAGATGATCCACCTCCCGGCGGGTGCGTGA
- a CDS encoding ferredoxin: protein MGDRGDRWQVEVDRGVCIGSGMCVTHAPDAFTLDSARQAHPRSAETTANEPTLTAAEGCPVEAILITLSGTGEAVFPPEE, encoded by the coding sequence ATGGGGGACCGAGGGGACCGCTGGCAGGTCGAGGTCGACCGGGGGGTCTGCATCGGCTCGGGCATGTGCGTGACCCACGCCCCCGACGCCTTCACCCTCGACTCGGCCCGCCAGGCCCACCCCCGGTCGGCGGAGACGACCGCCAACGAACCCACCCTGACGGCCGCCGAGGGCTGCCCGGTGGAGGCCATCCTCATCACCCTGTCGGGCACGGGGGAGGCGGTGTTCCCGCCGGAGGAGTGA
- a CDS encoding DJ-1/PfpI family protein, producing MQVAVVTFDGFNELDSFIASALISKAGLKAYITTPTPVVTSMNGVEVTGQRSMDFVTEADVVLIGSGVKTRDVVADDRLLSMLPLDPSRQLIGSQCSGALVLAKLGLLGDMPACTDMTSRPFVEAEGVTVLDAPFHAEGNIATAGGCLASQYLATWVITRTLGEEVARAVIDYAGPVGEKLETVERSLRAVRAGEAAMTS from the coding sequence ATGCAGGTAGCAGTGGTCACCTTCGACGGGTTCAACGAGCTCGACAGCTTCATTGCCTCGGCTTTGATCAGCAAGGCCGGGCTCAAGGCCTACATCACGACGCCCACCCCCGTGGTGACCTCGATGAACGGTGTCGAGGTGACCGGCCAGCGGTCGATGGACTTCGTGACCGAGGCGGATGTCGTACTCATCGGCAGCGGTGTGAAGACGCGCGACGTGGTCGCCGACGACCGGTTGCTCTCCATGCTGCCGCTCGACCCCTCTCGGCAGCTGATCGGTTCGCAGTGTTCCGGTGCGCTGGTCCTCGCGAAGCTCGGGCTGCTGGGTGACATGCCGGCCTGCACGGACATGACGAGCCGCCCGTTCGTCGAGGCCGAGGGCGTGACCGTGCTGGACGCGCCCTTCCACGCCGAGGGGAACATCGCCACCGCAGGCGGCTGCCTCGCGTCCCAGTACCTGGCCACGTGGGTCATCACCCGCACCCTCGGTGAGGAGGTCGCGCGCGCCGTCATCGACTACGCCGGCCCGGTCGGTGAGAAGCTCGAAACCGTCGAGCGTTCCCTCCGTGCCGTCCGCGCCGGTGAGGCCGCGATGACCTCCTGA